The nucleotide window GGCAGCGCGAAGCTTCGCGCTGCGCGCCCTCGGGTTTTCTGCGATCTCTTCTTCTCGAGGTGCCATCGGTCGCCTCGTCAGAATCCGGAGCTCCGCGTTCTGGCCGCATCCGCATACGGGCAGGTCGGGAGGACACACACATCCCTGGCTGCCGCTGAGGAACCGTCGCTTGACGATGCGATCTTCGAGTGAGTGATAGGAGATCACTACACACCGACCTCCGAGCGTCAGCGAATCGATTGCAGCGTCGAGCCCCAACTCGAGTGCTTCGAGTTCCTCGTTGACGGCGATCCTGAGGGCTTGAAACGTGCGGCGGGCAGGATGCCCACCGGTCCGACGAGTCGCGGCAGGGACGGCATCGCGCACCACGTCTGCGAGTTGCACGGTGTCGAGGATCGGGCGCGCTTGAACGATTGCATGTGCGATGCGCTTCGCGAATCGTTCCTCGCCCAACGTTCGCAAGACTCGTGTGAGGTCGTTCTCA belongs to Gammaproteobacteria bacterium and includes:
- the rsmH gene encoding 16S rRNA (cytosine(1402)-N(4))-methyltransferase RsmH: MNQTPDKKHYHNPVMVDEVVDLLRPVPAGIIVDATYGGGGHSRALAEQLGRPIVAIDRDPDAVALSAGVHARNFRDLASLLEEEGIDEISGALFDLGVSSHQLDEPARGFSYRAHGPLDMRMGPDAATAAGEMVNEWDENDLTRVLRTLGEERFAKRIAHAIVQARPILDTVQLADVVRDAVPAATRRTGGHPARRTFQALRIAVNEELEALELGLDAAIDSLTLGGRCVVISYHSLEDRIVKRRFLSGSQGCVCPPDLPVCGCGQNAELRILTRRPMAPREEEIAENPRARSAKLRAAEKVAA